The region gaaatgttccctttgtatctctaattttcttgaagagagattttgagtctttcccattctagtgttttcctgtacttctttgcattgatcactgagggaggctttcttattgCTCTTTACtcttcttttgaactctgcattcaaatcggtgtatctttccttttttcctttgagtttgcatctctacttttctcagctatttgtaaggcctcttcagacaaccattttgactttttgcatttctttttcttgaagatggtcttgatcaccgcctcctgtagaatgtcatgaacctctgtccatagttcttcaggtactctgtctatcatgtgtaatttcttgaatctatttgtcacttccaataTATAATTGCagggtatttgatttaggtcatacctgaatggtctagtgatttccctactttcttaaatttaagtctgaatttggcaataaggagttcatgatctgagccacagtcagctcctggtcttgtttttgctgactgtatagaacttttccatgtttggctgcatagaatgtaatcaatctgatttcagtattgaccatctgcttatgtctatgtgtagagcattctcttgtgttgttggaatagggtgtttgctatgaccagtgtgttctcttggcaaaactctattagcctttgctctgctccattctgtactctaaggccaagtTTGCCTATTACCTCAGATATTTtgtgacttcctacttttccattccagtcccctatgatgaaaaggacatcgtttttggatgttagttctagaggttatagaactgttcaacttcagctttttcagcattactggttgcgGCATAGACTTTAGTTACTCtaatattgaatggcttgccttggaaatgaacagagatcattctgtcatttttgagattgcatcaaagtactgtattttggacccttttgttgactatgagggctacttcatttcttttaagggattcttgtccacagtagtagatacaatggtcatctgagttaaattcacccactcccatctattttagtttgctgatgctaaaatgtcgatgttcaatatagaatctagaaaaacggtactgatgaacctgtttgcagggcagcaatagagacacagacatagagaacagacttgtgagcATGGTGGCAGTGTGGGTTGGGAGAAGCTGAGATGAATTGAGAAAATGGCATTGAAActtatacattacatatataaaataggtagcaAATGAGAGGTTGgggtataacacagggaacttaaCCCAGGACTCTGTGACAATgtagaggggtgggctggggcaggaggtgggagtgaAGTCAAGAAGGAGGAGGCATATggatacttatgactgattcatgctaatgtatggcagaaaccaagacaGCATTGTTaaacaattatcctctaatttaaaaaaaaaaaatgaaaaaacagtgtttaaaataatttaatatttcctAAATTTCAAGAAAGAATGTTTCCTGGTGGAATCAAAACACAGGTCTCTCTCATGTCTGCTGCTCTGCCTCTTTCTGCCTGCCcttaattttctaagaaatattgtgaaaacatggaattaaaaaacatttcaaaaagggAAATTAAGTCAGTCCAAGGTTAAAGAGCAGAATGAAGAGCCCAAAGGGAGGGAAACACATGAGCGAATGATGGGAATTAGAATGGGAATAGTGTATACACTATCTCTGGTTAGATCCTGGCACTAAAAGTATGAGCAGTGAAAAACACTTCCAGGGAAATTATGTGAAAAGTAATGGATTTTGAAAAGCCCTGATTTTTATTTGATTGCTCTTTGTTATGCCTCTAATTTATAAAgcaggacttttattttttcatttccttgagaaAAGTAGAGTCTTCCTGGCCATGTCCATGAAGGCTCGCTTGACTTGTAGATTCCTTAGGGTATAAATAAAGGGATTCAGCATGGGGGCTACTGAGGTGTTTAGCACAGCCACCCCCTTGCTCAAAGACACCCTCTCCTTTGCTGATGGATTCATGTACATGAAAATGCAGCTGCCGTAAGAGATGGAgatgacaatcatgtgggaagaacACGTGGAAAAGGCCTTTGTCCTCTGAGTGGTGGAAGGCATGCTCAAAATTGTTCTGATGATATATGTATAGGACAGAAATATTAATGTCAAAGTGAACATTAAGGtaaacacagcaaaggaaaagccCATCACCTCTAGTAATTTGGTATTTGAACATGAAAGTTGTAATAAGGGGAAATAATCACAAGTAAAATGATTGATAGCATTGGACTTACAGTAATCAAGCTGTATGAACAGCATGAGTAATGGAAATATAATTAAGAATGAAGCCAGCCAAGAAGCCAAGACCAGCAGGACGCAGAATCTATGATTCATGATGGTCATGTAATGCAGCGGTTTGCAGATGGCAATGTAACGGTCATAGGACATGGCAGCCAGGAGGTAAAACTCAGTGACtcccaagagaatgaaaaaaaataactgagccATACAATCATTAAAAGAGATGGTTTTATCTCCTGTAATGATGGTGGCCAGGAACTTTGGTATAATGACAGTTGTGAATGACACCTCTAATATAGAGAAACTtctgaggaagaaatacatgggggtcTGGAGGTGGGCATCCAGCAGGGTCAGGATGATAATGGTCAGGTTCCCAGTGATGCTGAGCATGTAGGCGATGAGCAGAAAGACAAAGATCACAACCTGAAGTTGTGGGTCATCTGATAGTCCCAGGAGGATAAACTTTCTTATTTCTGTGTAGTTTCTCATTATCTTGTTCTTTTCAATAACCTTCAGAGAAAAAGCACAAAGAAgctcaaagaaaaaggaaatatccATGGATAGAACTGGAATTTGTTTCTGGAAGTGCTATGCCATATTAATTTAACTTGGGAGAACTTATCTttaaggcttttttttccccccatatgcTAGTGTGTatttggggagaaggaaatggcaacccactccagtactcttgcctggaaaatcccatggatggagaagcttggtaggctacagtccatggggtcacgaagagttggacacgactgagcgacttcactttcacttttatgcattggagaaggaaatggcaacctactccagtgttcttgcctggagaatccccgggatgggggagcctggtggactgccgtctatggggtcgcacagagttggacacaactgaagcgatttagcagcagcagcagcagcagtgtgtgtatTTAACATAGaatatttcttttgaaatccTTATTTTATTGATTGGTAtgaggttaaaaaaatttttttttttaattttatccaaATCACATACTCTAAATAAGAGGAGTAGGAATTTTAACCTAGGCTTTTCTGAGTGTTTGAAATACTGGAATAGAAATGCTACTTGTTGACTTTATTACATCTTTCCCTAAATAATTTCTTTCCCATTGGGaagctcctcttcttttcttcaaACTCAGTAAAATTGTGTTATTTCCTAATCTTTCACCTGATTTCTTGTATTAGTCTTTATTAGTTAATATAGAAAATCCAAAAATGTAAGGGAAAAGATCACTCGAATGGGACTGTCTCCCAAATGAACATCACTGGAGTTAAATCTTCACCAATATGAAAAACTTCTAAGTTCTCACTCTGACTCACATTCACCTTCCTAACTTCCAACTCCTTATCTGAATCACATCTAATGGACTCATTGTTGTGACCTCAAGTATTGGAGCAGGGGCTTCTGAACTCTGtaatctaatgtctgatgatctgataTGACAAGgatgcaataataatagaaataaagtgcaaaatGCACATAATGAGCTTGAGCCATACTGTAACTACCCCCCACccaggtccatggaaaaattatcaTCTAATAAATTGATCCCTCGTTCCAAAATGTTAGGGAAATTCTGTAGAGTCCAGAGTACAGAGGAGGCAGAGTGGGTTTTTCATAGGCTGGATCTGTGTCATGGGCTAAAGAGACTAAATTGTATGAATATTTAATACCAAACATAAAGCAATATCTTTCAGAGAaccttttttcttcaaaatttctcCCATCTAAATGTCATTATTgtactctgtatgtgtgtgtgtgtgttctactTTCTATTCTaccttgtatttttatattttccttgtttATACAATCATGTTCACTTAGTTAAAGATCTATTCTGTCAGTATATTGGTATAATTCATTAAATAGCAATGAAAGCCTTCTATTTTGTCTTCTTGTTtaccaataataataacaatccatttacttaaaaaaatactaagaatTCCCTCAATAAATCGATCCAGTTCTTTTCAATATCATTCATGCTGTGAATTCAAATTGAAAGGTAAAGTTCATTCCAGTATCAGGAGAGATCTTTCTGCAATAGAATATTTAATTTCAAGATATAGGTTTATTGATTTGTTgtatgtgcatgcttagttgctcagttgtctagCTCTTTACAAACCTATGGACCATATCCCATAGGTCAGGCTCTTAtattcataggattctccagacaagaatactggagtgggtagccattcccttctccaggggattttcctgactaaGGGATccaactagggtctcctgcattgctggcagattctttatcatttgaaccaccagagaagccctttttaGTATGTATGGCATCATTACTCAGTTCcatctctcagtcttgtctgactctttgcgaccccatggactgcaacactccaggctttcctgtccatcaccaactcccagagtccacccaaacccatgtccatcgagttggtgatgccatccaactgttaggtagttagaatagggaaaaggagtccagaatggcggtggctaaaagacttggaagggaaaagcctgtgaaaatagagtaaaggaaggtccaaggaccggaatgaggacctcaggtaaaacaaacagcacttttggctggcccaatttacataggacaggccctgggagagagaaacatataaaaagaggagtcaaagcTAGCGCGCTCTCTCTCCCGCACTTGGGCgctcttctcttcacgtcttcGGATCTACGTCTTggagatggattttcctgctatcttctaaacaaaattgagctgtaacactgatttgtctaagagctgtaACATGGTCCAtttgagacctgagagctataacatggtctgtgCAAGACCAGAGAACTGTGACACGCCAAGGGGGCTTTAacgtccatcactccaaatctttcGTGTGACGAGACAAGagccgaggagcatacactcgcctgacatctatggtgccgTGACCCCGGTTTAACCTGGCTGTAACAACCTTGGCATGGCCCCCCGAGGAGGAGGTCAAGCACAGCAGAGCCCAACTCAGTGAAGCTCCCGTGGTAGAAGTGGAACGCAAGGAAAACCCAGGGCGAGGGAAGTGACAAGAGGCCCATCGTGCTGGAAACCGGGGCAGCGGAAaacaaactcagcagaaagcccACTCGGCTCAGTCTcggattccagaagacctccagttAAGCTAAGAGATCCTCGCTCCTATGGCTGGAGGGACATATGCCTAACGAAATCTTAACTCCTTTACgatctctcatttcttgtttcctcgaACCCCCACGAACAGGCGAGTGGCACTGGGCACAATTGAGGGAGTCTGGAGAGACTACTCCTCATGTCCCAAAGGCGCTATCTGCTGAGCCCCAGTAGCTGTTACACAAGCTGatgggggttcttctgtccttactcttctctgtgccaagaatcagaccaatgaaaactgtgagcacaggtcacAAATTTAACAGATTTTCCAGCAGGCTA is a window of Muntiacus reevesi chromosome 1, mMunRee1.1, whole genome shotgun sequence DNA encoding:
- the LOC136158933 gene encoding olfactory receptor 6C1-like; translation: MRNYTEIRKFILLGLSDDPQLQVVIFVFLLIAYMLSITGNLTIIILTLLDAHLQTPMYFFLRSFSILEVSFTTVIIPKFLATIITGDKTISFNDCMAQLFFFILLGVTEFYLLAAMSYDRYIAICKPLHYMTIMNHRFCVLLVLASWLASFLIIFPLLMLFIQLDYCKSNAINHFTCDYFPLLQLSCSNTKLLEVMGFSFAVFTLMFTLTLIFLSYTYIIRTILSMPSTTQRTKAFSTCSSHMIVISISYGSCIFMYMNPSAKERVSLSKGVAVLNTSVAPMLNPFIYTLRNLQVKRAFMDMARKTLLFSRK